The Indicator indicator isolate 239-I01 chromosome 21, UM_Iind_1.1, whole genome shotgun sequence region ctggagcaagctgcccagagaggttgtggagtctccttctctggagagcttccaaacccccctggccattgtgatcctgagcaagctgctgtgggtgccctgctttagcagggggttggactggatgaccttcagaggtcccttccaacccttaccagtCTGTGTGATTCTGATCCCATCTCAGAGACAACCAGAGGAATATTTCCACATGCCATAGGGTAACTTGGCCAGGCCATGAGTCCCATGATGTTCAGGGATGAGGTAGGGCTGGAaccagaggggttggactggatgctctccagagctcctttccaacctccaCATGCTGGGATCCTATGAATTTCAGTTTATAGAAGAGAGCATAAGAGCAGAGTTTGGTTTAGGTGGTGGTGGTACATTGGCATCAGCAAGGCTTTGCCAGCATGCATGGAGGAATCTGTGCCCAAACTGGGATTTCTAGGACATTTTGGAGTGCAAGCTGCTCTTCTACATCCACTGAGCACCAGCAAAAAGATGAGGTTCATTGTTCAAGCAAAGCCAGCACCATTTCTCTTCCCATATCTCCTCAGGGTTCATTTACACCAGAGAGCTCGGGGATTTCTTTTCCTGGCAGCTCCATCACAAGACTCCCTGCTTGCACCTCCAGCTCACTTAGGAGCACTCTCCTGACTCCATTCATACCCAGGGCAGCTTGAAAAGAGCTTTGTCCTCAAGGAGAAGATACCAGAGAGCTGAGCTAGCCACAAGGTGAGAAGAAGTCACCCCAAAACAAGTAAACACTTCCTGCCTCCATTTGCTGAGTGGAAACCACCAGAGCCCAGGGTTTAAACAGTGCCAGTAAaagccagactcttgtcagtggcttccagggacaggacaaaggccaaggggcacaaactagaagtcaggaggttccatctgaacaggagaaacttctctggtgtgagggtgctggagccctggagcaggctacccagagaggttgtggagtctccttctctggagagcttccaaacccccctggccgttgtgatcctgagcaagctgctgtgggtgcccctgctttagcaggagggttggactgggtgatctccagaggtcccttccaactccccccatgctgtgactctgtgtgccAGCCACCCTGACAGCAGCATTCACACATGCATGTTTCTAATGGGTCTAAGAGTTGGAATCCTACAAAACAGTCCCCTCCAGGCAGGTGAAATCCAGCAGGAGACAACAGAGGGAGTGTGATACCTCAGCCCCACCAGCAGTGCCCACCCTTGGCCGTGGGACATACCTGCACCACAGCAAGAGGGGAACAGGAAGGTTCCATTGCCTTGAGTCACCTCCAGAACCTGCTCCTGCAAGGTGAGCTGAGCCTGGCAGGTGTGGTGCTGGAAACACCATGCTGAGAACCTCTGCAACTCCCCCAGCAGCCAAGGCTCTCCCTTTGtttcagcagagagctgtgcagggagccTTCCACCACCTTTTGAAGCTCCCCAGAGAAGCCTTCAGCCAGGGCTAATTGCTGTCAGGTGTCAGCCAAAGCACTTACTGCAACCATTAGTGACAGGAGATGACACACCTTGCTCCTCTTGTTGCCATTAAAgtgaggggggggagggagggtccTATCAACAAGAACTGTGCTGCCTTTTAGAAGGCTGGGAGACAAATGCTAATACCAGctttgaagctggaggagaaaaaaaaaaacatcagacAACCCTCCATGCTCCCTGGGTTGAAATCAGGCAACCTCCCAAGCTGCCTGGATGCTCAGCCTGCTTTTTGTGCACCTCAGCCAAGCttatctctctctgctcccaccaCAGGCAGGTGTGGGCTCTGCTTGCTGATCTCTCTTCCTTTAACCCAGCCTGGGAAGCTGAATGGGAGTGAACAGACCCCAGATTTTAGCATAAAgccacaaagcagagcaaagccagcTCTGAAGCTTACAGCAATCAGGCTGAGACACTGAGAGGTTAATCCAGCTGGGGACATCAGGGGGGAAACAGCAAGAAATGAGATGTGCCCAGGGCTCACCacaaggagaggacacagctgaTCTCCACTCACTGCTCTTAAGGATGGGGCTGACTTCAGCTGGTCCAAGTTGCTAGAACCCTTGCTGGAGCTGTGGTTCTCCACTTGATCAGTTCCCTCCCAAGGGCTTTGATGAGACCTTTAGGGCGTctaagtctctccccagctggaGCACCTTGCCAAAAGCCTGCAGGAGCATCTGACCCATGTCAGCCTtagggatcatagaatcctaggctggtaggggttggaagggacctctggagatcattgagtccatccccattgctaaagcaggatcacaccTAGGGCAGGCAATCTTTTCTGACCACACATCCTCCTTTCCCACCATCaccctcccttttccccagcCTCCCACCTTCCCAGGACTGGAAGGCATTTGGATTTGGAGTCTCCAGGCCTCACCTCTCACTCTCCCCAGGGGATTCCTCTTCCACTTGGGTCACACCTTCTGCACCCTCCTGGCACCCCTCTGAGTCTGACATCTTCTCCCCAGCCGGCGTGGTGGCCCCACAGGCAGCTccagtgtgagggtgctgctgggttttgcttttcctgtgctcagcagaagTGAGCTGTGCCGGAAACATCACAGGCTGAGGCTTCTGGGGGgatgggagaggagcagagggaggcaaACTTGGGGCTCTGGGGGTTTGTGAAACCGTTGGGGCTATTTTAAGGTTTTGCCTCAGTTGGCAGCTTGAAATGGGGAAGCACTGAAGTCACCCAAGAGGAAGACAAGGGGCATGGACAtccccagcatggcagggagaggagaaaccCACCACTCCCCaagctgcccatgctgctttggGCACAGCCAGCATCTCTAtatcccagcaccctgcaccaGTACCAAGGTGCTGAGGTTGTCCTGACCTCTCCAAGCCCAGTGGAGCCAAaggctctgcccctgccctgcagtcaTCACCCCTcatctccccagctctgcttcctgctgttATCACCGTGGCTGGAGGTTCTGCAACACTTtctggggcttggtctcttcatCACTGGAGAAGGGCATGCCCAGGAGCCAGTGGCATAGCCTAGAATGGGATGCCAGAAGAATATGGTGGCATGACCTCACTGTTTCCTCCTCACAACCAGAGGGATGAGCATCCCCAGCTTTGGAGGGGGATCAACATCAGGGAGGTCTCCTAAACCTGCAGCACAGATCCCACCAAAGCCTCCATAtccccaccaggacccccacaGTGGGGGAAGCCCCTCCTGGGCACCGTGGCACAGGTTGAGGTCCAGCCCCAGGAGGCAGGCAACACCTTCCTCTCCTGCCAAAGCTTTATTTACACCGCTGCTGCCACGCAGCTCTGCACAAAACCAGGGAGAAATAGCACCCAGGAGGTGCCTTTGAGcccagaggggagcagaggatgGGTGTGGAGAGGCAGGAGCTTAGGACTCGCCAGCCTCAAACATCTTCTTCCTGCCCTCCATGCCAGACTTCTCCTCGATGTTCTTCCTCCAGTCACCCACGTCACGGAGGTCCTTCTCCTGGAGGAGGGATGGGTGTGTGGGTGAGAGCGGTGCCCCACAGGGTGAGAACCCACCCTTCACCTGTCCACCCACCCTGTGGCATCTAGAAGACCCCCATTCCACTCACACCATCCACCTTTTGGGGGCTGCACCTCCCGTTTTCCATACCAGGGGTAGCAGAGGTAGGAGGGGAGAAATACCAAGCAGCAAGAAGAGCGTGGAGAAAGGTCTATCACGCAGGGAGGCAGGAGACTCAGCACAAAACATGGGGGCCAGCTCCTGTGTGGGcccagaggagaggggaggagtaCCTTCTCAGTGTCCTCCTTCTTGACTTGCTTCAGGTTGGCTCGGAGGTCCATGCAGACCTTGTGCTTGGAGCCCAGCAGGGCCCGCAGCATGGCATCAGCGGACATCCGCACCCGCCGCAGCGGTGGCCTCTTGAACTTGCCCCTCAGGTCAAAGAGCTTCTGGCTCAAGTCTTCCAGCTGCAAGGGGGATAAAAAAacgaggggagggggagaaagagtGGGGTGTGAGTTCAGTGAGGGGGACCCTAGCAGCGGGGGGTAGGTGCTGCAGCCTGAAGGGGGagctttagcctagtccctgactgcggAGGAGCGAAATAAATGAGGGTGGGATGCAAAAGGGCAACAGTGATGAGGGCtgtagaatgcattgggttgctaaggggaacagagagcagaggcatgaacagctcctgctctcttttcttctcctctcacttctgcttgcaactttcttCTGTGCCCTTGCCTCTGTTTTGACTACACTGTGGGGTaacagagaggaggaagggagatggGGAGGAAGTGAACAGCTCCCCTAGGTCCATCCAGGGGGTTCTGAGGAGCTTCTGTGTTGTTCATAAATTGTGAATACATCTAGGTTGCACACCCATTGTATATCTGGTATGTAGTCACTGCATTTCCTATGTCTAGACTGCAGTTTGCttgagcttcatttgcttccatccccaaccgagctggtctggcaatttattttgggggtaattcttTCCAATTAATTGTGGGGGGaaggtaatttcaacccaccacagcaggctggagaCTCCTCTAAAGGATGGCTCCTGAGGAAACTCACCTCCTTGTTTGTCTTCTGCAGCTTCACCTCTGTGTCATACCTCTCCTCATCCACTGCCTCTATCTTGGCATGAAGCTTTTTGCACAGCTCCTGggaggagaagcaaagaggGATGGTGACTGCTAGGACCCACACATGTGATTCCTTTCTCCTCACTGCTCTGGCTCTGAAAGATCTCAGTCCAGATGAGCAGATAGGGTGATAACCAGGTGGAAAAGGGTGGGTCTCCCTGCTATTGGCCTCATGCAAGTGCTGCCTCAACACATTGCTAGAAATGAAGTCTTCCTACCAGCCAGACcccttcttttgctttgtttt contains the following coding sequences:
- the TNNI2 gene encoding troponin I, fast skeletal muscle, which codes for MADGVGTERRSVLPAARQSVLSVQRDSAFPPPDLGKAVRALYWGTSVQMEKKPWANNAQGISWVKKRRAATARRQHLKSAMLQLAVTEIEKEAAAKEVEKQNYLAEHCPPLSLPGSMQELQELCKKLHAKIEAVDEERYDTEVKLQKTNKELEDLSQKLFDLRGKFKRPPLRRVRMSADAMLRALLGSKHKVCMDLRANLKQVKKEDTEKEKDLRDVGDWRKNIEEKSGMEGRKKMFEAGES